The Paenibacillus yonginensis genome segment CAATCATCAAAAAAAAGCAGTTCCCCCAACTTCTTGGAGAAACTGCTGTAGAATTACGGTTAAGCTGCGGCTGCATACGGATTTGATTCAGAGCGGGCAGGGCTGTTGCTTCCAGCTTCTTAACTGTTTACCCATTTCTTAAGCTGCTCTTTGGACTGAAGACCCGTCACCTGGTGAACCGGAACCCCATCTTTGATGCGGACAATTGTAGGGATGCTCATAATGCCGAATTTCCCGGCCGAAACCGGATTTTCATCCACATTGACTTTGACGACTTGCACGGAATCGCCCATCTCGGCATCGAACTCATCCAGGATAGGCGACATCGCTTTACATGGTCCACACCAAGGAGCCCAGAAATCCACCAGCACCGTACCTTTCTGATTAGTGACCTCCGCTTCAAACGTTTGATCTGTTACATGTTTAATCATGTTCATTACCTCCTGAATTTGTTGGTTTAAGCTGACGCAAAACCCGTTTATTTATATTTCCACCAATTATATTGGTCAAAATATTTTATCCTAAAAAAATTTAATGTTGCCCTAAATGCAGAACAGGCGCTGGACAACATTAATTTTTTTAATTCGTGCTGCTGTAATGGTTCACCTGCTCGGACAGCTTCTTGATTGTTTCATTGAGCTGCTGAAGCTGGTTCATATCCATCGCGCTTGCCGAGAGAAAAGACTCCGGAATACACATGGCATCCTGCTTTAACGCTTCGCCTTTATCCGTCAGCTTAATCATGACAACACGCTCATCCTGCTTCAAACGTTCCCGTTTGATCAGCTCATTGGCTTCCATGCGTTTGAGCAAGGGTGTTAATGTACCGGTATCCAAATCCAGAGATTCGCCAAGTTCCTTTACGGAAGATTCGCCTTGTTCCCACAACACCATCAGAACCAGATACTGCGGGTAAGTAATGCCAAGCTTCTCCATCAAAGGCCGATACATTCGCGAAATGGCCCGGGAGCATGAATATAACGAGAAACACAAATGATCTTTAAGTTTAACTTCCTGCAACCTTATCCCCTCCTCGCGTGTATCTGCTTTGTTTTGTTTTAAATTCGGTCAATTCCATCGTGCACAATGTAAATATAGCGTATTGTGATTATATTGTCAACAACTTATTAGGCAAATCGGTAATGGGAAAAGCCTTATATAGTATGTACGCCGCCTGTGGGGCTTATGCCTTGCTGCCTTCCTAACTAAACAAACGGGGATCATGCATAGGATTTGGCCTTTAGGAAGATAATGGGGTATAAACAGCCTGCAGGAGGCCTTTATGACTTATTTAAAGGACAAGTTGGAACAGCGATTTAAGAATGACCAGGATTTTACGTGCATAACTACCTTTTATCTCGGTCCAATTCCGGTAACCCTGGTCGGGTATTCCACGCTGATTCATTTCCCGGACACGCTTAAGCTGCTTGCTTTGCAGGCCCAGCAT includes the following:
- the trxA gene encoding thioredoxin; translated protein: MNMIKHVTDQTFEAEVTNQKGTVLVDFWAPWCGPCKAMSPILDEFDAEMGDSVQVVKVNVDENPVSAGKFGIMSIPTIVRIKDGVPVHQVTGLQSKEQLKKWVNS
- a CDS encoding MarR family winged helix-turn-helix transcriptional regulator, whose protein sequence is MQEVKLKDHLCFSLYSCSRAISRMYRPLMEKLGITYPQYLVLMVLWEQGESSVKELGESLDLDTGTLTPLLKRMEANELIKRERLKQDERVVMIKLTDKGEALKQDAMCIPESFLSASAMDMNQLQQLNETIKKLSEQVNHYSSTN